Proteins found in one Actinokineospora alba genomic segment:
- a CDS encoding TetR/AcrR family transcriptional regulator has product MTTTPQRRAAIADAAIATLAAEGMRGLTHRAVDRRAGLPEGSSSYYFRTRQALLEATVQRLSTLDDQMVAPMSAKPRVEDLPDLLTGMIEFSVTTGRDWAIARYELSLEATRRPELRAVLLAVGKRYRDLAVAMLTEAGASDPERQGQDLVAYADGLIFDTVAGAGGREFDRAGVRKSVVELLDQAIPGFRS; this is encoded by the coding sequence ATGACGACTACGCCACAGCGCCGAGCCGCCATTGCCGATGCCGCCATCGCCACGCTCGCCGCCGAGGGGATGCGCGGCCTCACCCATCGCGCGGTGGACCGGCGGGCGGGACTGCCGGAGGGCTCGAGCTCGTACTACTTCCGCACCCGTCAGGCGCTGCTGGAAGCGACCGTGCAGCGCCTCTCGACCCTCGACGACCAGATGGTCGCGCCGATGTCGGCCAAGCCCAGAGTGGAGGACCTGCCAGACCTGCTGACCGGCATGATCGAGTTCTCCGTCACTACCGGGCGCGACTGGGCGATCGCCCGCTACGAGCTGTCCCTGGAGGCCACCCGCCGCCCGGAACTGCGCGCCGTGCTGCTCGCCGTGGGCAAGAGGTACCGCGATCTCGCGGTCGCGATGCTGACCGAGGCGGGCGCGTCCGATCCGGAGCGCCAGGGCCAGGACCTGGTCGCGTACGCCGATGGGCTGATCTTCGACACGGTCGCGGGCGCGGGCGGGCGGGAGTTCGACCGGGCCGGGGTGCGCAAGTCGGTGGTCGAGCTCCTCGATCAGGCGATCCCTGGCTTCCGTAGCTAG
- a CDS encoding FAD-dependent monooxygenase produces the protein MRTAAIIGGGIAGLATAAGLTRRGWRVQVFEQAATFEAVGAGISIWGNALRALDALGLGDEVRAAGARPGIGGFRDGRGDWIMRGSGDPDEVLVLHRADLLKILLAAVPAECLHVGARLDPAVLDRTEVDRLLGEVDLLVGADGARSGVREAFWPEAKPLRYVGNTAWRLTLPAAGIPAFDGCETWRDGRVFGVFPMGEDQIYCYASARAAEGGRTDELTELRWLFGAWPDPIPRILAAADPAAVLRHDVYTLPPLDTFVRGKVALVGDAAHAMAPYLGQGGCQAIEDAVSLAILASGPDLEVALREYDRVRRPRAQRIAERSLGVARMAHLSSPPLAALRNSALRLMPSSLMRRSMTRMLDSPLPAEPATSS, from the coding sequence ATGCGGACGGCGGCGATCATCGGCGGGGGTATCGCGGGTCTTGCCACGGCGGCCGGGCTCACGCGGCGCGGCTGGCGGGTGCAGGTCTTCGAACAGGCGGCGACCTTCGAGGCGGTGGGGGCGGGAATCTCGATCTGGGGCAACGCCCTGCGCGCGCTGGACGCCCTGGGGCTCGGCGACGAGGTCAGGGCCGCGGGCGCGCGTCCCGGCATCGGCGGCTTCCGCGACGGGCGCGGCGACTGGATCATGCGCGGCTCCGGCGACCCGGACGAGGTCCTCGTCCTGCACCGCGCCGACCTGCTCAAGATCCTGCTCGCCGCGGTGCCCGCGGAGTGCCTGCACGTCGGTGCGCGGTTGGATCCCGCGGTACTGGACCGGACCGAGGTGGACCGCCTGCTGGGCGAGGTGGACCTGCTGGTCGGCGCGGACGGCGCCCGCAGCGGCGTGCGCGAGGCGTTTTGGCCGGAGGCGAAACCGTTGCGCTACGTCGGCAACACCGCCTGGCGGCTGACCCTGCCCGCCGCGGGCATCCCGGCGTTCGACGGCTGCGAGACCTGGCGCGACGGCCGCGTGTTCGGCGTCTTCCCGATGGGTGAGGACCAGATCTACTGCTACGCGAGCGCCCGCGCGGCAGAAGGTGGCCGAACCGACGAACTGACCGAGCTGCGGTGGCTGTTCGGCGCCTGGCCCGACCCCATTCCGCGGATCCTCGCCGCGGCCGACCCCGCCGCCGTCCTGCGCCACGACGTCTACACCCTGCCGCCGCTGGACACCTTCGTCCGCGGCAAGGTCGCCCTGGTCGGCGACGCGGCCCACGCGATGGCTCCGTACCTGGGCCAAGGTGGTTGCCAGGCGATCGAGGACGCCGTCAGCCTCGCCATCCTCGCCTCCGGCCCTGACCTGGAGGTCGCGCTCCGCGAGTACGACAGGGTGCGCAGGCCACGGGCCCAGCGCATCGCCGAACGCTCCCTGGGTGTGGCGCGGATGGCGCACCTGTCGTCACCGCCGCTTGCCGCCCTCCGCAACAGCGCGCTGCGGCTGATGCCGTCGTCGCTGATGCGCCGGTCCATGACCCGGATGCTTGATTCGCCGCTGCCCGCCGAACCGGCCACTTCGAGCTGA
- a CDS encoding M50 family metallopeptidase: MILVTAGVAIAVVLTNVLWRPARNVITIVHEAGHALVAVLAGRRLAGIRLHSDTSGVTVSRGRPHGPGMVCTALAGYVAPSLLGLGFAALLGADRVSALLVTCAVLLFAVLVMIRNVYGVLSVVTTGAILFGVSWFATDEIQAAFAYLITWFLLLGGVRPIMELQSKRRRGQARDSDADQLARLTGAPGFFWVGSFALINLGALFVAAGWLLIP, translated from the coding sequence ATGATCCTCGTGACCGCGGGCGTCGCGATCGCGGTCGTGCTGACCAACGTGCTCTGGCGCCCCGCGCGCAACGTGATCACCATCGTCCACGAGGCCGGACACGCCCTGGTGGCCGTGCTCGCGGGCAGGCGGCTCGCGGGCATCCGCCTGCACTCCGACACCTCGGGGGTGACGGTGTCGCGCGGGCGGCCGCACGGCCCGGGGATGGTGTGCACCGCGCTCGCGGGCTACGTCGCGCCGTCGCTGCTCGGACTCGGGTTCGCCGCCCTCCTGGGCGCGGATCGCGTGTCCGCGCTGCTGGTCACGTGCGCGGTGCTGCTGTTCGCGGTCCTGGTCATGATCCGCAACGTCTACGGCGTGCTGTCCGTGGTGACCACGGGCGCGATCCTGTTCGGCGTCTCCTGGTTCGCCACCGACGAGATCCAGGCCGCGTTCGCCTACCTCATCACCTGGTTCCTGCTGCTCGGCGGCGTCCGCCCGATCATGGAGCTGCAGAGCAAGCGCAGGCGCGGGCAGGCCCGGGACTCCGACGCCGACCAGCTGGCCCGCCTGACCGGTGCCCCCGGATTCTTCTGGGTCGGCTCGTTCGCGCTGATCAACCTCGGCGCGCTGTTCGTCGCCGCGGGCTGGCTGCTGATCCCCTGA
- a CDS encoding class I SAM-dependent methyltransferase gives MTTHAKLLDLLAEPPAEPDFAAGYLNLLGAEVQAGPPTGLVQRLMRTNLVPMVYERWWRPALGRVIKGPTGPSMAEEHDIAVRLLRLKPGGVALDVACGTGGFTRRFGVEVGPTGLAVGLDASAPMLERAVAATPAGSPVGYLRADAVRPPLRESVVDAVCCFAALHMFAEPTVALTSFARVLKPGGRLALLTSARESWEPARTVQTAMGWASGQRMFARDEVRNLLTERGFTDIEVRFAGATQFVGATAT, from the coding sequence GTGACCACGCACGCCAAGCTGCTCGACCTGCTGGCCGAGCCGCCCGCCGAGCCCGACTTCGCCGCCGGCTACCTGAACCTGCTCGGCGCCGAGGTTCAGGCCGGTCCGCCGACCGGGCTCGTGCAGCGGCTGATGCGCACCAACCTGGTGCCGATGGTCTACGAGCGCTGGTGGCGGCCCGCCCTCGGCCGGGTGATCAAGGGCCCGACCGGTCCGAGCATGGCCGAGGAGCACGACATCGCGGTGCGGCTGCTGCGGCTCAAGCCGGGTGGGGTGGCGCTGGACGTGGCCTGCGGGACGGGCGGGTTCACCCGGCGTTTCGGGGTGGAGGTCGGTCCGACGGGGCTGGCCGTGGGCCTGGACGCGTCCGCGCCGATGTTGGAGCGGGCGGTCGCCGCGACCCCGGCGGGCAGCCCGGTCGGGTACCTGCGGGCGGACGCGGTGCGCCCGCCGCTGCGCGAGAGCGTGGTCGACGCCGTGTGCTGCTTCGCCGCGCTGCACATGTTCGCCGAGCCGACGGTGGCCCTCACGTCCTTCGCGCGCGTACTCAAACCGGGTGGCAGGCTCGCGCTGCTGACCTCGGCCCGCGAGTCGTGGGAGCCCGCGCGGACCGTGCAGACGGCGATGGGCTGGGCCTCCGGGCAGCGGATGTTCGCCCGCGACGAGGTGCGGAACCTGCTCACCGAGCGCGGCTTCACCGACATCGAGGTCCGCTTCGCAGGCGCCACCCAGTTCGTCGGGGCGACCGCGACCTGA
- a CDS encoding aldehyde dehydrogenase family protein: protein MSEQTPEAIGEIVARCASKAKLAAPDLAGASDEAVDAAIGEMAARLSSARAKILAANAEDVAAAEASGMSGGLLDRLRITEERLEDMAEQLRLLASVPHPARETPVRDLDGGLRLIELRRPVGVIGANYEARPNVTVDVASQLVKSRNAGVLRTGSAALRSATALLKEVIAPGLSDANIDPDVIQLVPTADRAAAGALVELPHLIPLVIVRGSGETTRELDRRAAAHGVRTLAHADGGGVLYYDVKADPAFAEDLITRSLDRLGVCNRLNLLLVHRDVYDAALPGIQAALDKAGVEPSLPPHEHAVGYEWALDSDREATVTIAPVDSLADAVRVANEETSGLAAGIVTTDKKAAADFMAGYTGTGVFWNAPTRLLDGFKLRGVPETGINLDRVPGPRGPVTFTDLVLRQFAVVPA from the coding sequence GTGAGCGAGCAGACCCCCGAAGCCATCGGCGAGATCGTGGCCAGGTGCGCATCGAAGGCGAAGCTCGCCGCGCCGGACCTGGCCGGTGCCTCCGACGAGGCGGTCGACGCGGCGATCGGCGAGATGGCCGCCCGGCTCTCCTCGGCCCGGGCCAAGATCCTCGCCGCGAACGCCGAGGACGTCGCCGCCGCCGAGGCGTCAGGGATGAGTGGTGGCCTGCTCGACCGGCTGCGCATCACCGAGGAGCGCCTGGAGGACATGGCGGAGCAGCTGCGACTGCTCGCCTCCGTGCCGCATCCCGCGCGCGAGACCCCCGTGCGTGACCTCGACGGCGGCCTGCGGCTGATCGAGCTGCGCAGGCCGGTCGGCGTCATCGGCGCCAACTACGAGGCCCGCCCGAACGTCACCGTCGACGTCGCCTCGCAGCTGGTGAAGTCCCGCAACGCGGGCGTCCTGCGCACCGGCTCCGCCGCCCTGCGCTCGGCCACGGCCCTGCTCAAGGAGGTCATCGCGCCCGGTCTGTCCGACGCGAACATCGACCCCGACGTCATCCAGCTGGTGCCCACCGCCGACCGCGCCGCCGCGGGGGCGCTGGTCGAGCTGCCGCACCTGATCCCGCTGGTCATCGTGCGCGGCAGCGGCGAGACCACCCGCGAACTCGACCGCCGCGCGGCGGCCCACGGGGTGCGCACCCTGGCCCACGCCGACGGCGGTGGCGTCCTCTATTACGACGTCAAAGCCGACCCCGCGTTCGCCGAGGACCTCATCACCCGCAGCCTCGACCGCCTCGGAGTCTGCAACCGCCTCAACCTGCTCCTGGTCCACCGCGACGTCTACGACGCGGCGCTGCCCGGCATCCAGGCCGCGCTCGACAAGGCGGGCGTCGAGCCGTCGCTGCCCCCGCACGAGCACGCCGTCGGCTACGAGTGGGCCCTGGACTCCGACCGCGAGGCCACCGTCACCATCGCCCCGGTCGACAGCCTCGCCGACGCGGTCCGCGTCGCGAACGAGGAGACCTCCGGCCTGGCCGCGGGCATCGTCACCACGGACAAGAAGGCGGCCGCCGACTTCATGGCGGGCTACACCGGCACCGGCGTGTTCTGGAACGCGCCGACCCGGCTGCTCGACGGCTTCAAGCTGCGCGGGGTCCCCGAGACCGGGATCAACCTCGACCGGGTACCCGGCCCGCGTGGCCCGGTCACCTTCACCGACCTCGTCCTGCGCCAGTTCGCCGTCGTCCCGGCCTGA